Proteins encoded within one genomic window of Alcanivorax sp. REN37:
- a CDS encoding DEAD/DEAH box helicase, whose product MSDTNSIEQPGFDGLGLSADVLRAVAELGYQTPSAIQQQIIPHILASRDVIGQAQTGTGKTAAFALPLISRFADAPAHNVQVLVMAPTRELALQVTESFETYSRFTPQLKVIALCGGMDYRPQTRALKDGVQVVVGTPGRIVDHLKRGTLSLAALQCIVLDEADEMLRMGFIDDVEWVLEQAREGCQVALLSATMPPPIRRLAQRFLSEPEEVTVAAKTATVAAIRQRYLFVNHRDKLDALVRVLETETFDGVILFARTKESTVELADFLQQAGFRATALNGDMAQPHREQVVEQLKAGRVDILVATDVVARGLDVPRITMVLNYDIPFDGETYVHRIGRTGRAGREGDAILFVTPREKRMLFNIERLTRQKVEEMPLPTAAQINAVRKARFKARIGDTLAQGGLDSFATLVNEFIAEHEADPAAVAAALAKLLQGDQSLEVEDRPFVPARAREDRDSRGRDGERNSRRRDDDRGERAARPRKAPTAPDAGMTRYRIEVGRNHGAKPANIVGAIANEANLNSNRIGRIDIFPHFSTVDLPEGMTESSLRHLRQVWVAGQQLNISVDNGQGGAGNHAAAPKSRPMKQQRTANRDNPPRRRAAS is encoded by the coding sequence ATGTCCGATACCAATTCGATCGAGCAGCCTGGCTTCGATGGCCTGGGGCTGTCCGCTGATGTGCTGCGCGCGGTTGCTGAGCTGGGCTACCAGACTCCGTCCGCGATCCAGCAGCAGATCATCCCGCACATTCTCGCCAGCCGTGACGTAATCGGCCAGGCGCAGACTGGAACCGGCAAGACCGCAGCGTTTGCGCTGCCGTTGATCTCCCGGTTCGCTGATGCACCGGCACACAACGTGCAGGTGCTGGTGATGGCGCCCACCCGCGAGCTGGCGCTGCAAGTAACTGAATCATTCGAAACCTACTCCCGCTTCACGCCGCAGCTGAAAGTGATCGCGCTGTGCGGCGGTATGGACTACCGCCCGCAGACCCGCGCGCTGAAAGACGGCGTGCAAGTTGTGGTCGGCACCCCCGGCCGCATCGTTGACCACCTCAAGCGTGGCACCCTCAGCCTGGCGGCGCTGCAGTGCATCGTGCTCGACGAAGCCGATGAAATGTTGCGCATGGGCTTCATCGACGACGTTGAGTGGGTACTGGAGCAGGCCCGCGAAGGCTGCCAAGTGGCGCTGCTGTCGGCCACCATGCCGCCGCCGATCCGCCGCTTGGCCCAGCGTTTCCTGAGCGAGCCGGAAGAAGTCACTGTGGCGGCTAAGACCGCGACCGTGGCGGCGATCCGTCAGCGCTACCTGTTCGTTAATCACCGCGACAAGCTGGACGCGCTGGTGCGGGTACTGGAAACCGAAACCTTCGATGGCGTGATCCTGTTTGCGCGCACCAAGGAAAGCACCGTCGAACTGGCGGACTTCCTGCAGCAGGCCGGCTTCCGAGCCACCGCCCTCAACGGCGACATGGCGCAGCCGCACCGCGAGCAGGTGGTGGAGCAGCTGAAAGCCGGTCGCGTCGACATCCTGGTGGCCACCGACGTGGTAGCGCGGGGTCTGGACGTGCCGCGCATCACCATGGTGCTCAACTACGACATTCCGTTCGATGGCGAAACCTATGTGCACCGGATTGGCCGTACTGGCCGCGCCGGCCGCGAGGGCGATGCGATCCTGTTCGTGACGCCGCGCGAGAAACGCATGCTGTTCAACATCGAACGCCTGACGCGCCAGAAAGTGGAAGAAATGCCGCTGCCCACCGCCGCGCAAATCAACGCGGTGCGCAAGGCGCGCTTCAAGGCGCGCATTGGTGACACGCTGGCACAGGGTGGTCTCGACAGCTTTGCCACGCTGGTGAACGAGTTCATCGCCGAGCACGAGGCCGATCCGGCTGCGGTGGCCGCTGCGCTGGCGAAACTGCTGCAAGGCGACCAATCGTTGGAAGTGGAAGACCGTCCGTTCGTGCCGGCTCGGGCGCGAGAAGACCGCGACAGCCGTGGCCGCGATGGCGAGCGTAACAGCCGCCGTCGCGACGACGACCGGGGCGAGCGTGCGGCCCGTCCGCGCAAGGCGCCCACCGCGCCCGACGCTGGCATGACCCGCTACCGCATCGAAGTCGGTCGCAACCACGGTGCTAAACCGGCCAACATCGTCGGCGCCATCGCCAACGAAGCGAACCTGAACAGCAACCGCATCGGTCGCATCGACATCTTCCCGCACTTCAGCACCGTTGATCTGCCGGAAGGTATGACCGAATCCTCCCTGCGCCATCTGCGCCAGGTGTGGGTAGC
- a CDS encoding YaiI/YqxD family protein, translating to MTTIWVDADACPGVVREILYRASRRRQLPLVLVANQPLRVPPDKLIRAIQVPGGFDEADHYIAEQCQPGDLVITADIPLAARVIEARGIALNPRGELYTVDSIGQRLTMRNFMEEMRGAGLHHGGPPPLGERDKQQFANALDRWLAQVPQHNG from the coding sequence ATGACAACAATCTGGGTGGACGCCGACGCCTGTCCCGGCGTGGTCCGCGAGATCCTTTACCGCGCCTCGCGGCGGCGCCAGTTGCCGCTGGTGCTGGTCGCCAACCAGCCGCTGCGGGTGCCGCCGGACAAACTGATCCGCGCCATCCAGGTGCCGGGCGGCTTCGACGAAGCCGACCACTATATCGCTGAACAGTGCCAACCGGGCGATTTGGTGATTACTGCCGACATTCCGCTGGCGGCGCGGGTGATCGAGGCCCGCGGCATCGCGCTGAATCCGCGCGGCGAGCTGTACACCGTCGACAGCATCGGCCAACGCCTGACGATGCGCAATTTCATGGAAGAGATGCGCGGTGCCGGACTCCACCACGGCGGCCCGCCGCCGCTCGGCGAGCGCGACAAACAGCAGTTCGCCAATGCGCTCGACCGCTGGCTGGCACAGGTGCCTCAGCACAACGGTTGA
- a CDS encoding GGDEF domain-containing protein: MHHGQRSTTGTDSAPPCSRGTLLRALRNTLLLTLAIIAVSLLGTGIAVLATGERNWLFALTMATLMPLLLTPCIAFPLLRRNAALMDERQQLLLQARHDHLTGLFNRPYMLRMLERELALSARHRYPVSVVLLELRNSRELADQLGRLAADAALQLIAREVRGLIRESDLFGRFEATQFLLVLPHTAQRDAERISATLGEHLARQQVTQDGRSLLLCLCAGVGATGNQPRTAQQLLNDADYGLYNARKVTAAN; encoded by the coding sequence ATGCATCACGGCCAACGGTCTACGACCGGGACCGACAGCGCACCGCCCTGCTCGCGCGGCACGCTGCTGCGGGCGCTGCGCAATACCCTGCTGCTGACGCTGGCCATCATTGCCGTGTCGCTGCTGGGCACCGGCATCGCAGTGCTGGCCACCGGCGAACGCAACTGGCTGTTTGCGCTCACCATGGCAACGCTGATGCCGCTGCTGCTGACTCCCTGCATCGCCTTCCCGCTACTGCGCCGCAACGCCGCGCTGATGGACGAACGCCAGCAACTGCTGTTGCAGGCACGCCACGACCACCTCACTGGCTTGTTCAACCGCCCCTACATGCTGCGCATGCTGGAGCGTGAGTTGGCGCTCAGTGCGCGTCACCGTTATCCGGTTTCAGTGGTGCTGCTGGAGCTGCGCAACAGCCGCGAATTGGCCGACCAACTCGGTCGCCTGGCGGCCGACGCGGCACTGCAATTGATTGCTCGCGAAGTACGCGGACTGATTCGCGAAAGTGATTTGTTCGGCCGTTTTGAAGCCACCCAATTTTTGTTGGTGTTACCGCACACTGCCCAGCGCGATGCCGAACGCATTAGCGCCACCCTTGGCGAGCATCTAGCCCGCCAACAAGTGACGCAGGATGGCCGTAGTCTGCTGCTGTGTCTGTGCGCCGGTGTCGGCGCTACTGGCAATCAGCCGCGTACTGCCCAACAATTGCTCAACGATGCCGACTACGGCCTCTACAACGCACGTAAAGTCACCGCCGCAAACTGA
- a CDS encoding OmpA family protein: protein MKKNAVLPLALAGIASLTLASTASAHDIPDRYGYLGGHVSQYWFEKNEMGPNGYDEVTLPGLQAGLRFHPNWSFQAWWERNQAHTRQTGDKSYISNLLGSVRYHFNDTSVLGFEPYAGIAAGQLRFDHGRSAKDDTETVAGFEFGAQARIARHFILDVGARPVWTEWNDRIEGEIYAGLNIVFGATSKPVAPVEPAVLDDDNDGVPNELDQCPNTPAGVAVDEKGCPLDSDGDGVPDYLDRCPDTPAGALVDEHGCQQYLEQDIRETLYVEFELDKAEIRQEFIGELNTLADWMKKYPNAQVTLEGHTDSTGRVAYNQTLSERRAESVKNTLVSSFNVDPSRITTSGRGPSQPIADNKTAEGRAQNRRVEVVIKATKREALFENN from the coding sequence ATGAAAAAGAATGCCGTACTGCCGCTGGCACTCGCCGGTATCGCCAGCCTGACGCTGGCCAGCACCGCGTCTGCCCATGACATTCCTGACCGCTACGGCTATCTGGGTGGCCACGTCAGCCAATACTGGTTCGAAAAGAACGAAATGGGCCCGAACGGTTACGACGAAGTGACCCTGCCGGGTCTGCAGGCCGGCCTGCGCTTCCACCCCAACTGGTCATTCCAAGCTTGGTGGGAACGCAACCAAGCCCACACCCGCCAAACCGGTGACAAGAGCTACATCAGCAACCTGCTGGGCTCCGTGCGCTACCACTTCAACGACACCTCAGTACTGGGCTTTGAACCGTACGCCGGTATCGCTGCTGGTCAGCTGCGCTTCGACCACGGCCGTAGCGCCAAAGACGACACCGAAACCGTTGCCGGTTTCGAGTTCGGTGCCCAAGCCCGCATCGCTCGCCACTTCATCCTCGACGTGGGCGCACGCCCGGTGTGGACCGAGTGGAACGACCGCATCGAAGGCGAAATCTACGCCGGCCTGAACATCGTATTCGGCGCCACCAGCAAGCCGGTTGCCCCGGTTGAGCCGGCGGTGCTGGACGACGATAACGACGGCGTGCCGAACGAACTGGACCAGTGCCCGAACACCCCGGCTGGCGTGGCGGTGGACGAGAAAGGCTGCCCGCTGGACTCCGACGGTGACGGCGTGCCGGACTACCTGGACCGCTGCCCGGATACCCCGGCCGGCGCCCTGGTTGACGAGCATGGCTGCCAGCAGTACCTGGAACAGGACATCCGCGAAACCCTGTACGTGGAATTCGAGCTGGACAAGGCTGAAATCCGCCAGGAGTTCATCGGTGAGCTGAACACGCTGGCCGACTGGATGAAGAAGTACCCGAACGCCCAGGTCACCCTGGAAGGCCACACTGACTCCACCGGCCGTGTTGCGTACAACCAGACCCTGTCTGAGCGTCGCGCTGAGTCCGTGAAGAACACCCTGGTAAGCAGCTTCAACGTGGACCCGAGCCGCATCACCACCAGCGGCCGTGGCCCGAGCCAGCCGATCGCGGACAACAAAACCGCGGAAGGCCGTGCGCAGAACCGTCGCGTAGAAGTGGTGATCAAAGCCACCAAGCGTGAAGCACTGTTCGAGAACAACTGA
- a CDS encoding OmpA family protein, with the protein MNKTPYFHARRLLAVAALGLAMGAQAESEWPESFGYVGIQGSYYDIEKGRDHIGDIHNYWEPAAQVGYRFNPRFSMQLQYGQATTEARQVDLDVDTKLATLTGRVHAPEWSFTGFQPYAGLGYGYHEMKPDHMKKKEEHMVVGELGLQRLLGSHFMLDAGVRGLVETDDGFIDAQPYLGIDWLFGKQYRRQVVKEEPAPVVDTPVWVDSDGDGVPDHLDQCPNTPAGALVDEVGCPQILKESVNITLYVEFDHDSTTVKTDFYPEIERVAKVLTEYPGSEVLLEGHTDSTGSARYNQTLSHSRADAVMRVLVSHFGIGPERVRTSGMGKSQPIADNSTAEGRSRNRRVEAAIQASREEIRRR; encoded by the coding sequence ATGAACAAGACACCTTACTTCCATGCCCGCCGCCTGCTGGCAGTGGCCGCACTGGGGCTGGCTATGGGCGCCCAGGCGGAATCCGAGTGGCCGGAATCATTCGGCTACGTGGGGATTCAGGGCTCCTACTACGACATCGAGAAGGGCCGCGACCACATCGGCGACATCCACAACTACTGGGAGCCGGCCGCACAGGTCGGTTACCGCTTCAACCCGCGCTTCTCTATGCAGCTGCAATACGGTCAAGCCACCACCGAAGCACGTCAGGTGGATTTGGACGTAGACACCAAGCTGGCCACCCTCACCGGCCGCGTGCACGCGCCAGAGTGGAGTTTTACCGGCTTCCAGCCGTACGCCGGCCTGGGCTACGGCTACCACGAAATGAAGCCGGACCACATGAAGAAGAAAGAAGAGCACATGGTGGTCGGCGAGCTAGGCCTGCAGCGCCTGCTCGGCAGCCACTTCATGCTTGACGCCGGTGTACGCGGTCTGGTGGAAACCGATGACGGCTTCATCGACGCCCAACCCTACCTCGGCATCGACTGGCTGTTCGGCAAGCAATACCGCCGCCAAGTGGTGAAAGAAGAGCCGGCGCCGGTGGTTGACACCCCGGTCTGGGTCGACAGCGACGGTGACGGCGTGCCGGATCACCTCGACCAGTGCCCCAATACCCCGGCCGGTGCGCTGGTGGATGAAGTGGGTTGCCCGCAGATCCTGAAAGAGTCGGTCAACATCACTCTGTACGTGGAATTCGACCACGACAGCACCACGGTAAAAACCGACTTCTACCCGGAAATCGAACGCGTCGCCAAGGTGCTGACCGAGTACCCCGGCTCTGAAGTGCTGCTCGAAGGCCACACTGACTCCACCGGCAGCGCGCGCTACAACCAGACCCTGTCCCACAGCCGTGCCGATGCGGTGATGCGGGTGCTGGTCAGCCACTTCGGCATTGGTCCAGAGCGCGTGCGCACCAGCGGCATGGGCAAATCCCAGCCAATCGCAGACAACAGCACCGCCGAAGGTCGCTCGCGCAACCGCCGCGTTGAAGCAGCGATCCAGGCCAGCCGTGAAGAAATCCGTCGTCGTTAA
- a CDS encoding Ig-like domain-containing protein — protein MNKTAPMLLRASSLLLASTLLVACGNGGGSGTKRVDIPSPNNPTEAFCRDASQLFTVEADGIAPADGATNVPVNTSVNVRFSHAVDEDSVTASNLYISQGGNALPAIVDVRGTNVTLTPNSAFKPSTLYSVHIGSDIATEVCKNASTQKYLDSGSVQDTTFTTSASGTGDTTRPQLVNMVPAHGSTLIKQDAKIALEFDEPVLPSSINSSSVAVRLKGASVALDGQYVVNENMVSFTPAQPFAIQHHYEIVLQPLQIKDLAGNRLMDLDPAVHTNPSEFHTGGVVMTLNDGLISKIPGVSDLLNGPIADILNQILTLGGTDLDGVDNLVIIKLPLPTDFTDPGNLLAGNNVLIAACDPTVMGPEGCALSLDLGLNPGALQQLANVLSMGNDPQEALKLLADALLMGDDGLLKLDLNLLEPGWAGILPGPLEDAVNTILGELDKALEPIPLLGDLNLSTEELVQLKLLQGSLLDLSVGGLVNINLLDLVNGNLLNLDGPLADALDPLVNLLDKLLCPIRILCK, from the coding sequence ATGAACAAAACAGCACCCATGCTTTTGCGCGCGTCCAGCCTGCTGTTGGCGTCCACCCTGCTGGTGGCCTGCGGCAACGGCGGCGGTTCCGGCACCAAACGGGTCGACATCCCCAGCCCCAACAACCCCACCGAAGCGTTCTGCCGTGATGCGTCACAGCTGTTCACGGTGGAAGCCGACGGCATCGCCCCGGCCGACGGCGCCACCAACGTGCCGGTCAACACCTCGGTCAACGTGCGCTTCTCCCACGCGGTGGATGAAGACAGTGTGACCGCCAGCAACCTCTACATCAGCCAAGGCGGTAACGCGCTGCCGGCCATCGTCGATGTACGCGGCACCAACGTCACGCTGACACCAAACAGCGCGTTCAAGCCGTCCACCCTTTACAGCGTGCATATCGGCAGCGACATCGCCACCGAAGTGTGCAAGAACGCCAGCACCCAAAAGTACCTAGACAGCGGCTCGGTGCAGGACACCACCTTCACCACCTCCGCCAGCGGCACCGGTGACACCACCCGTCCGCAACTGGTGAATATGGTGCCGGCCCACGGCAGCACCTTGATCAAGCAGGACGCCAAAATCGCGCTGGAATTCGATGAGCCGGTACTGCCGAGCAGCATCAATAGCAGTTCGGTGGCGGTGCGTCTGAAAGGGGCCAGCGTGGCACTGGACGGCCAGTATGTGGTGAACGAGAACATGGTTTCCTTTACCCCGGCCCAACCGTTTGCGATCCAACACCACTATGAAATCGTGTTGCAGCCGCTGCAGATCAAAGATCTGGCCGGAAACCGCTTGATGGATCTGGACCCGGCCGTCCATACCAACCCGTCCGAGTTCCATACCGGCGGTGTGGTGATGACCCTCAACGATGGCCTGATCAGCAAAATTCCGGGCGTCAGTGACCTGCTCAACGGCCCGATAGCCGACATCCTTAACCAAATCCTGACCCTCGGCGGCACGGATTTGGACGGCGTCGACAACCTGGTGATCATCAAGCTGCCGCTGCCCACCGACTTCACCGATCCGGGCAACCTGCTGGCCGGCAACAACGTGCTGATCGCTGCCTGCGACCCCACGGTAATGGGTCCCGAAGGCTGTGCGTTGAGTCTGGATCTGGGCCTCAATCCAGGCGCCCTGCAACAACTGGCCAACGTGCTGTCGATGGGCAATGACCCGCAAGAAGCGCTGAAGCTGCTGGCCGATGCGCTGCTGATGGGGGATGACGGTCTGTTGAAGCTGGACCTGAACCTGCTGGAGCCGGGCTGGGCAGGCATCCTGCCGGGGCCATTGGAAGACGCCGTCAATACCATCCTCGGCGAGCTGGACAAGGCGTTGGAGCCGATCCCACTGCTGGGTGACCTGAACCTGAGCACCGAAGAATTGGTGCAACTGAAACTGTTGCAGGGCAGCTTGCTCGATCTCAGCGTCGGCGGCTTGGTGAACATCAACCTGCTCGACCTGGTCAACGGCAATCTGCTGAATCTGGACGGTCCGCTGGCCGATGCGCTCGACCCGCTGGTGAACCTGCTCGACAAACTGCTGTGCCCGATCCGCATCCTGTGCAAATGA
- a CDS encoding acyl-CoA dehydrogenase family protein, producing MAKDAVGHALTLLNRLASSDVLDRLGLRKFAERLAYNLTRTGFQVLTTSARTFKRSGSGDRQRLNAPGLTTDLFDLNITDEQQMIRDSVKAFAEDALRPAAEAADHAQATDPATLAAAQELGLNFFAVPEAFGGAASERSPVTTMLVAEDLAWGDMGQAIAILAPMGVANALTQWGNADQQSRYLPAFASEQPPLATLAITEPRPLFDPMQLETTAVRDGNEWVLNGVKSLVPLAAEAELFLVAAATDDGPAVFIIEGGTAGLTAGEDPAMGIRASGQRPLQLNDVRVSDAQRLGDDDFDYRALVDLGTLAWCALAIGTAQAVLDYVIPYVNEREAFGEPISHRQAVAFTVANMAIELDAMRMLTWRAVCRAEQGKPFQREAHLARTLVKDKAMQIGTDGVQLLGGHGFTKEYPVERWYRDLRAVGVAFGGLHL from the coding sequence ATGGCCAAAGATGCTGTGGGTCATGCCCTGACCCTGCTCAACCGCTTGGCCAGTTCCGATGTGCTGGACCGGCTTGGACTGCGCAAATTTGCCGAGCGCCTGGCCTACAACCTGACCCGCACCGGCTTCCAGGTACTGACCACCAGCGCGCGCACCTTCAAGCGCAGCGGCAGCGGGGATCGCCAGCGCCTCAATGCACCGGGGCTCACCACTGATCTGTTCGACCTGAACATCACCGACGAACAGCAGATGATCCGCGACTCGGTGAAAGCCTTCGCTGAGGACGCGCTGCGCCCGGCCGCCGAAGCCGCTGACCACGCCCAGGCCACCGACCCGGCCACACTGGCCGCCGCGCAAGAGCTGGGCCTGAACTTCTTCGCAGTGCCGGAAGCATTCGGCGGTGCTGCCAGCGAGCGCTCGCCGGTCACCACCATGCTGGTGGCGGAAGACTTGGCTTGGGGCGACATGGGCCAAGCGATTGCGATCCTGGCGCCGATGGGCGTGGCCAACGCGCTGACTCAGTGGGGCAACGCCGACCAACAATCGCGCTACCTGCCGGCATTTGCCTCCGAGCAGCCACCGCTGGCCACGCTGGCGATCACCGAGCCGCGGCCGCTGTTTGACCCCATGCAGCTGGAAACCACAGCAGTGCGGGACGGCAACGAGTGGGTGCTGAACGGGGTGAAATCCTTGGTACCGCTGGCTGCCGAAGCGGAGCTGTTCTTGGTCGCCGCGGCCACCGACGACGGCCCGGCAGTGTTCATTATTGAAGGCGGCACCGCTGGCCTGACCGCCGGCGAAGACCCGGCCATGGGCATCCGCGCCAGCGGCCAGCGGCCGTTGCAGCTGAACGATGTGCGCGTCAGTGATGCCCAGCGTCTCGGCGATGACGACTTCGATTACCGCGCGCTGGTGGATCTCGGCACCTTGGCCTGGTGTGCACTGGCGATCGGCACAGCCCAAGCAGTGCTCGATTACGTGATTCCCTACGTCAACGAGCGCGAGGCGTTCGGCGAGCCGATCAGCCATCGCCAAGCGGTGGCGTTCACGGTGGCCAACATGGCCATCGAGCTGGATGCCATGCGCATGCTGACCTGGCGCGCCGTCTGCCGCGCCGAGCAGGGCAAACCGTTCCAGCGCGAAGCGCATCTGGCGCGCACGCTGGTCAAAGACAAGGCGATGCAGATCGGCACCGACGGAGTGCAACTGCTGGGCGGTCACGGCTTCACCAAGGAATACCCGGTGGAGCGCTGGTACCGCGACCTGAGAGCCGTGGGCGTCGCCTTCGGCGGCCTGCACCTGTAA
- a CDS encoding acyl-CoA dehydrogenase family protein encodes MNIEIPKKIKPIINNAHQVALSVFRPISRKYDRAEHQAPKELDMLASVLDGFNEGDPESSAGATKTGKGHIRDDGGVKNGSNMSTCLGAMELCYGDTGFLLAMPRQGLGNAAIAAVANDEQLKRFEGKWAAMAITEPGTGSDSAAIRTTARKDGDHYVLNGEKIFVTSGERADCVVVWASLDLSVGRAAIKSFVVEWGTPGMELVRLEKKLGIRASDTAAINFTDCRVPAENLLGNPDIDVKKGFGGVMETFDNTRPLVASMALGCARASLERIRELLADHVNLDYGQPVDNASAVEAELYRMEAEWEAAYWLTIRAAWMADNKRSNSLEASISKAKAGRVGNAITLRCVELAGSLGYTEDDLLEKWARDSKILDIFEGTQQIQQLIIARRLLGLSSSELK; translated from the coding sequence ATGAACATCGAGATTCCGAAAAAAATCAAACCGATCATCAACAATGCCCACCAAGTGGCGTTGAGTGTGTTCCGGCCAATTTCACGCAAGTACGACCGCGCCGAGCACCAGGCGCCAAAAGAGTTGGACATGCTGGCGTCGGTACTGGACGGCTTCAACGAAGGTGACCCGGAGTCCTCCGCCGGCGCCACCAAAACCGGCAAAGGCCACATCCGCGACGACGGCGGCGTCAAGAACGGTTCCAACATGAGCACCTGCCTCGGCGCCATGGAACTGTGCTACGGCGATACCGGTTTTCTGCTGGCGATGCCACGCCAAGGCCTCGGCAACGCTGCCATCGCGGCAGTGGCCAACGACGAGCAGCTGAAACGCTTTGAAGGCAAGTGGGCGGCGATGGCGATCACCGAGCCGGGCACCGGTTCCGACTCCGCCGCGATCCGTACCACCGCGCGCAAAGACGGCGACCACTATGTGCTCAACGGCGAGAAGATCTTCGTCACCTCCGGCGAGCGCGCTGACTGTGTGGTGGTGTGGGCCAGCCTCGACCTGAGTGTGGGCCGCGCTGCCATCAAGTCGTTTGTGGTCGAGTGGGGCACCCCGGGCATGGAGCTGGTGCGACTGGAGAAAAAGCTCGGCATCCGTGCCTCCGATACCGCCGCCATCAACTTCACCGACTGCCGCGTACCGGCCGAAAACCTGCTCGGCAACCCGGACATCGACGTCAAGAAAGGCTTTGGCGGGGTGATGGAGACGTTCGACAACACCCGTCCGCTGGTGGCGTCGATGGCGCTCGGCTGCGCGCGCGCCTCCTTGGAGCGCATTCGCGAGCTGCTCGCCGACCACGTCAACCTCGACTACGGTCAGCCGGTGGACAACGCCAGCGCGGTGGAAGCCGAGCTGTATCGCATGGAAGCCGAATGGGAAGCCGCTTACTGGCTCACCATCCGCGCCGCCTGGATGGCAGACAACAAGCGCTCCAACTCGCTGGAAGCGTCGATTTCCAAGGCCAAAGCCGGTCGAGTCGGCAATGCCATCACGCTGCGCTGTGTGGAACTGGCCGGCAGCCTCGGCTACACCGAGGACGACTTGCTGGAGAAATGGGCGCGCGATTCGAAGATTCTCGACATCTTCGAAGGCACCCAACAAATCCAGCAGTTGATCATCGCCCGCCGCCTGTTGGGGCTGTCCTCGTCAGAATTGAAGTAA
- a CDS encoding MliC family protein — translation MNPALRFRSLRGALLGALLPLAACDPVTPPTDLVPMRVEPDAAPHTPLPPRTVHYICQDGTELAVEYSSEGARLHLNGEHHLLLPEIAASGALFVDSSLEWHTKGEVGLLTGADDSLECHAQ, via the coding sequence ATGAATCCAGCCCTTCGTTTCCGCAGCCTGCGTGGGGCGCTGCTGGGCGCATTGCTGCCATTGGCCGCCTGCGATCCGGTCACCCCACCCACAGATCTGGTACCGATGCGCGTCGAGCCCGACGCCGCACCGCACACCCCGTTGCCGCCCCGTACCGTCCATTATATTTGCCAAGACGGCACTGAATTGGCGGTGGAATACAGCAGCGAAGGCGCGCGCCTGCATTTGAATGGCGAGCATCATTTGCTGTTGCCAGAAATCGCCGCGTCCGGCGCGCTGTTTGTCGACAGCAGCCTGGAATGGCACACCAAAGGCGAGGTCGGCCTGCTCACCGGCGCCGATGATTCATTGGAGTGCCACGCCCAGTGA